The following proteins come from a genomic window of Methanosarcina sp. MTP4:
- a CDS encoding YIP1 family protein, giving the protein MDYIDTWKSVMQSPSEFYRKMPKTGGYADPLIFAAINFVVFGLMTALFNRGMYGGIYSGREFGFFIVFGSLIMTPIFGIISIFIEGVILYVIYRLLGGSGTYEGTVRFISYATAVLLLSWIPFIGWLVGLYGIYLYIVGGMYVHDVGMGRSIIAVILPTILFILLVILMGALAFSQFFI; this is encoded by the coding sequence ATGGATTATATCGATACATGGAAAAGTGTCATGCAGAGTCCTTCAGAATTTTATCGGAAAATGCCGAAAACCGGAGGATACGCTGACCCTCTTATCTTTGCGGCAATAAACTTTGTAGTATTCGGACTTATGACAGCACTGTTCAACCGTGGAATGTACGGCGGAATTTACAGTGGAAGAGAGTTTGGCTTCTTCATTGTGTTCGGGTCCTTGATCATGACCCCTATCTTTGGGATCATTTCCATCTTTATTGAAGGGGTGATTCTTTACGTCATTTACAGGTTGTTAGGGGGAAGCGGAACTTATGAGGGTACGGTTCGGTTCATATCTTACGCAACTGCCGTACTGCTCCTGTCCTGGATCCCTTTCATCGGCTGGCTCGTGGGGCTTTACGGGATATACCTGTATATCGTAGGAGGTATGTACGTCCATGATGTCGGTATGGGAAGGTCTATAATAGCAGTTATCTTGCCCACCATCCTGTTCATCCTGCTGGTTATTCTGATGGGGGCGTTAGCCTTTTCCCAGTTTTTTATTTGA
- a CDS encoding ABC transporter substrate-binding protein encodes MKIKVLFITIIFMVSVVLSGCVDNSADEGNADADQITEKANPVNEKEDDKDKSKRIVPKEVREVREETPEQTAPVEKKVISAGSSGSGGSSSEKKSSEPDTVTITVTDDRGREITVPYPCERTVFLVENAMNSMYAVGGADNIVGIGGIWKEDLKAPFFKAVDPDFDDMVRISRNEGMVDLEALAVADPELVVLWSADPEDANTKAIEESLGVPVYGAFIDSLEDLKRQMEVFGKIIGEEERGEEVVEIMEDNIEKVTDVTDPLLPVEKPTVYWMWGDIYGTAGVDSTANDLIEMGGGVNVLDQWNNETKYVEHPLLNLETLLTLDPEVIYIWYNENLDPEDILSGETVTVGGNPVNFEDWQELSAVQNGRVYEISDPFVYDFHSPRLPLTLMHIAKDLQPEKYEDLDLAEETDDFFVDVYGVHYPGYESAEITVTDDNGREITVPYPCERAVFLVENAMNSMYAVGGADNIVGIGAVWWEEEKAPFFRAIDPNYDKKRLSEGSTQPTDETIASVNPELVFLWIADWDESAIRSKEETLGVPVYGVFIDSLDDLQRQMETFSKLIGKEEHGAEVLTIMDENMEKVTDVTGSLPAEEKPTVYWMWGDIYGTAGLGSTATDLMERAGGVNVLNNWEESTENIEHPKLNLETLLELNPDVIYMWYNEKIDPEDIIEGRTIDDVNFADWQEIEAVKNGRVYEISDPFVYDFHSPRLPLAMIHIAKDLHPDRFADLNLTEETDQFYVDVYEVHYPGFEPASGT; translated from the coding sequence ATGAAAATAAAAGTTCTCTTCATAACTATCATATTCATGGTCTCAGTCGTTTTAAGCGGCTGTGTGGATAATTCAGCAGATGAAGGAAATGCAGATGCTGACCAGATTACAGAAAAGGCTAATCCGGTCAATGAAAAGGAAGACGATAAGGATAAGAGTAAAAGGATAGTTCCAAAAGAAGTTAGAGAAGTGCGTGAAGAAACCCCTGAACAAACCGCTCCTGTGGAAAAGAAGGTCATTTCTGCCGGTAGTTCCGGAAGCGGTGGAAGTTCTTCCGAAAAAAAGAGTAGTGAACCCGATACAGTAACAATAACGGTTACTGATGACAGGGGCAGAGAGATAACGGTTCCCTACCCCTGTGAAAGAACAGTGTTTCTGGTTGAAAATGCTATGAACTCAATGTACGCCGTGGGTGGTGCTGATAATATTGTCGGGATCGGAGGAATCTGGAAAGAAGACCTGAAAGCTCCTTTCTTCAAGGCAGTGGACCCGGACTTTGACGACATGGTCCGGATCTCCCGGAACGAGGGAATGGTAGACCTTGAAGCCCTGGCAGTTGCAGACCCGGAGCTTGTGGTGCTCTGGTCAGCGGACCCTGAAGATGCCAACACAAAGGCAATCGAAGAAAGCCTTGGCGTGCCAGTCTACGGAGCCTTTATTGACAGCCTGGAAGACCTCAAAAGGCAGATGGAAGTCTTCGGAAAAATAATCGGCGAAGAAGAAAGAGGAGAGGAAGTAGTTGAAATCATGGAAGATAACATCGAAAAGGTCACTGACGTAACTGACCCGCTTCTCCCCGTCGAGAAACCCACTGTGTACTGGATGTGGGGAGATATCTACGGCACTGCAGGCGTGGATAGCACGGCCAACGACCTTATTGAAATGGGAGGAGGCGTAAATGTCCTGGACCAGTGGAATAACGAGACAAAGTACGTGGAACACCCCCTCCTGAACCTCGAGACCCTGCTCACGCTTGATCCCGAAGTCATATACATATGGTACAACGAAAACCTTGACCCTGAAGACATCCTCTCGGGAGAGACTGTCACCGTCGGCGGAAACCCCGTGAACTTTGAAGATTGGCAGGAACTCTCAGCAGTACAGAACGGGAGAGTATACGAGATCTCCGACCCCTTCGTGTACGACTTCCATTCCCCGAGGCTGCCCCTCACCCTTATGCATATTGCAAAGGACCTTCAACCGGAGAAATACGAAGACCTGGACCTTGCTGAAGAAACGGATGACTTTTTCGTGGATGTGTACGGGGTTCATTATCCGGGGTACGAATCGGCTGAAATAACTGTAACCGATGATAATGGTAGGGAAATCACCGTGCCGTACCCCTGTGAAAGGGCAGTGTTCCTGGTCGAAAACGCCATGAACTCCATGTACGCTGTTGGAGGAGCCGACAACATTGTAGGAATCGGCGCTGTCTGGTGGGAAGAGGAGAAAGCCCCATTCTTCAGGGCAATTGACCCGAACTACGACAAAAAAAGGCTTTCTGAAGGAAGTACCCAGCCTACCGACGAAACCATAGCAAGCGTGAACCCTGAACTCGTATTCCTCTGGATAGCAGACTGGGATGAAAGTGCCATAAGGTCAAAAGAAGAGACCCTCGGTGTGCCGGTCTACGGGGTATTTATTGACAGCCTGGATGACCTGCAAAGACAGATGGAGACCTTCAGCAAGCTCATAGGCAAAGAAGAGCATGGAGCAGAAGTCCTCACGATCATGGATGAAAACATGGAAAAGGTAACTGATGTGACAGGCTCTCTTCCTGCCGAAGAGAAGCCCACCGTGTACTGGATGTGGGGAGACATCTACGGTACTGCCGGCCTGGGAAGTACCGCAACTGACCTGATGGAAAGGGCAGGCGGAGTAAACGTCCTGAATAACTGGGAAGAAAGTACTGAGAATATAGAACACCCGAAACTGAACCTCGAGACCCTCCTGGAACTGAATCCTGATGTCATATACATGTGGTACAATGAAAAGATTGATCCGGAAGACATCATTGAAGGCAGGACCATTGATGACGTGAACTTTGCAGACTGGCAGGAAATAGAGGCGGTCAAAAACGGAAGAGTGTACGAGATCTCGGACCCCTTCGTATACGACTTCCACTCCCCGAGGCTGCCCCTTGCAATGATACACATCGCAAAGGACCTTCACCCGGACAGGTTCGCAGACCTGAACCTCACGGAAGAAACTGACCAGTTCTACGTTGACGTATACGAAGTCCACTATCCGGGCTTCGAACCTGCATCAGGGACATGA
- the nth gene encoding endonuclease III encodes MDIDELMKRLFELYPEGYTNGSRDPFFVLISTVMSHRTRDEVTYPTAVKLFETFSTPEEMAEADVEEIETLIRDVGFYRVKAGRIKVISRILLEEYEGRVPDDMESLLKFPGVGRKTANCVLAHAFFQDALAVDTHVYRLSNRMGLVRTKSPEETEIELKKVFPRWYWKHINLLLVKLGQNICRPISPRCEICTLNDICPKILR; translated from the coding sequence ATGGACATCGATGAACTCATGAAGCGGCTTTTCGAACTCTACCCTGAAGGGTATACAAACGGTTCGAGAGACCCTTTTTTCGTACTGATCTCAACTGTTATGTCTCATCGGACCCGGGACGAGGTTACTTATCCGACAGCTGTTAAGCTTTTTGAAACATTTTCAACACCTGAAGAGATGGCAGAGGCTGATGTGGAGGAGATCGAGACTCTGATCAGGGATGTGGGTTTTTACAGGGTCAAAGCCGGTCGGATAAAGGTGATTTCCCGGATCTTGCTTGAGGAGTATGAAGGCCGGGTTCCGGATGATATGGAATCTCTTTTGAAGTTTCCGGGGGTGGGTAGAAAGACAGCAAACTGTGTGCTTGCTCATGCATTTTTCCAGGACGCTCTGGCAGTTGATACCCATGTCTACCGGCTTTCTAACAGGATGGGGCTGGTCCGGACAAAAAGCCCGGAGGAGACCGAAATTGAGCTAAAAAAGGTCTTTCCGCGGTGGTACTGGAAACATATAAATCTCTTGCTCGTAAAGTTAGGGCAAAATATCTGCCGGCCCATTTCTCCCAGGTGTGAAATCTGCACCCTGAATGATATCTGCCCGAAGATCCTCCGGTAA
- the tpiA gene encoding triose-phosphate isomerase, giving the protein MGSPFILLNYKTYLQGTGQGAVEIAKACRAVSEESGIEIAVAPQLPDIYRVASEVELPVFSQHLDGIGAGSFTGHVFGNCIKEAGAVGTLINHSERRLTLAEIEASLRAAKESGLRTVICTNNVPTTAAAAVLEPDYVAIEPPELIGTGIPVSKADPEVVSGSVEAVAGLKPGVKVLCGAGISKGEDLKAALDLGSEGVLLASGIVKAKDPKAALEDLISLV; this is encoded by the coding sequence TTGGGTTCTCCATTCATCTTACTGAATTACAAAACCTACCTTCAGGGTACAGGCCAGGGTGCAGTTGAAATTGCAAAAGCCTGCAGGGCCGTGTCCGAAGAATCAGGCATTGAAATAGCAGTAGCTCCCCAGCTTCCGGATATATACAGGGTAGCCTCGGAAGTTGAGCTTCCGGTCTTTTCCCAGCATCTGGACGGAATCGGGGCAGGGAGCTTTACGGGGCATGTTTTCGGGAACTGCATAAAAGAAGCAGGAGCTGTCGGCACTCTTATCAACCACTCCGAGCGCCGCCTTACCCTTGCGGAAATCGAAGCCTCCCTGAGGGCAGCAAAAGAGTCCGGGCTCCGGACCGTGATCTGCACCAACAACGTCCCTACCACAGCCGCGGCTGCAGTCCTCGAACCGGATTACGTTGCAATCGAACCCCCAGAACTGATCGGGACCGGGATCCCCGTTTCAAAAGCTGACCCTGAAGTCGTGAGCGGCTCCGTTGAAGCGGTGGCTGGCCTTAAACCCGGGGTAAAGGTACTTTGCGGCGCTGGGATCTCAAAAGGAGAGGACCTCAAAGCGGCCCTTGATCTCGGTTCTGAAGGGGTACTCCTGGCCTCCGGGATTGTGAAAGCAAAAGACCCGAAAGCTGCACTTGAAGACCTGATCAGCTTGGTCTGA
- a CDS encoding HEAT repeat domain-containing protein gives MNHSMPKIVILLVMLLTAGIAGALVEGGKENPDNPASDVFESENQKATESLIQALGDDDAYDRKEARLALEEMGEEAIGPLIGTLDSGTPKARSEAALALGNLGGPKAEKALFRLLKDKNPEVRSNAALALGKSGNEKAKKELLEALSDEDRLVRSNAAWALGEIKKKKPPLSTGESWEQNLVSGTVEDEKIVEALCQALEDDSREVRASAAGALGNFKNKKVEEVLIRALSDEDRKVRIRAVEALGEIESKEATEVFIQALGDEDREVRRRAAESLGEAREEEATEALIKALSDEDRDLRCTAAMSLGEIGDERAEEALIKVLSDEDADVRGFAVEALGKIGGEKAIEALIQQLKDPDEDVRELVMETLVETGDRSAEPLVIALKDKNKDVRWYAGDILVEIGNPAVEFLMEALSDNDEYVRCTAAWALGQIGDERAAEPLVRTLSDKSEDVRMSGAWALGELGEPAVPALIEALESEDKNVRKYAAFSLVDIGDERAIPALIELFHENTDETEMSSESFNENTCEMVTGSVFARMAVDENREEVPLKAVESKDLELREGLVEALEEIEDPEAKDLIEVLEAEEQDLEKYAKITGVDIRDEKAGENLLLALKHENGYVRVSAVLVLGEIEEEGATGALIEVLHKDCNEIRACAAFALGEIESKRAVEPLTLALKMDDYDRVKGCSAIALGKIRDRRTVEPLSQALNEKDGYVRSCAALALGEIGDGKAVEPLLQSLSDEDPEVRSCAALALGEIGDEKAVEALLQALNDENEAVRSSAAWALGRIGENGALEGLSQALEDEKEEVRCAAAEALGEVGSAKATEALSLAMDDKSEEVRACAASALGKIENEKARETLVRALSDDSKKVRNCASKALIEDGKDSVEPLIRGLSDENLDIQTNSALLLIEIEDERSLEPLIHSLGGKY, from the coding sequence ATGAATCACTCAATGCCAAAAATCGTAATTCTACTGGTCATGCTGCTGACCGCAGGAATTGCCGGCGCTCTGGTCGAAGGTGGCAAGGAAAACCCCGATAATCCGGCATCCGATGTTTTTGAATCTGAAAATCAAAAGGCAACAGAGTCTCTGATCCAAGCATTGGGAGACGACGACGCATATGATAGGAAGGAAGCAAGGCTTGCCCTGGAAGAAATGGGAGAAGAGGCTATTGGTCCTCTAATAGGCACCCTGGACTCCGGGACCCCAAAAGCAAGATCTGAGGCAGCCCTAGCTCTGGGAAACCTCGGCGGTCCGAAGGCAGAAAAAGCCCTTTTCAGACTTTTAAAGGACAAAAACCCGGAAGTCAGAAGCAATGCGGCCCTTGCACTGGGAAAATCCGGAAATGAAAAGGCAAAAAAGGAACTCTTAGAAGCCCTTTCAGATGAAGATCGTCTGGTACGTTCCAATGCAGCCTGGGCTCTCGGGGAAATCAAGAAAAAAAAACCTCCTCTTTCAACAGGAGAAAGCTGGGAACAAAACCTTGTTTCAGGGACCGTGGAAGACGAAAAAATTGTTGAAGCCCTCTGCCAGGCTCTCGAAGATGACAGCCGTGAAGTCAGGGCAAGCGCTGCAGGAGCTCTCGGGAACTTCAAAAATAAGAAGGTAGAAGAGGTTTTGATACGGGCTCTCTCCGATGAAGATAGAAAAGTCAGAATACGCGCTGTTGAAGCCCTTGGAGAGATTGAGAGCAAAGAAGCAACAGAAGTCTTTATACAGGCATTGGGTGACGAAGACAGGGAAGTGAGAAGGAGAGCTGCTGAGTCTCTCGGGGAAGCCCGGGAAGAAGAAGCAACAGAAGCCCTCATTAAGGCTCTTTCCGATGAAGACAGGGACCTGCGCTGCACTGCAGCCATGTCTCTGGGGGAAATAGGAGACGAAAGAGCCGAAGAAGCCCTAATAAAAGTCCTTTCCGACGAAGATGCGGATGTAAGAGGCTTTGCTGTAGAAGCTCTCGGGAAAATAGGAGGAGAAAAAGCGATAGAAGCCCTTATCCAGCAGTTAAAAGATCCAGATGAGGATGTAAGAGAACTTGTAATGGAGACACTTGTGGAAACAGGAGACCGGAGTGCAGAACCGCTTGTAATTGCGTTGAAAGATAAAAATAAAGATGTCAGGTGGTATGCCGGCGACATACTTGTTGAAATAGGAAACCCGGCAGTTGAATTCCTGATGGAAGCCCTTTCAGATAACGATGAATACGTACGCTGTACTGCAGCCTGGGCTCTCGGGCAAATTGGAGATGAAAGGGCAGCGGAACCTCTGGTCCGAACCCTATCGGATAAAAGTGAAGACGTCAGGATGAGCGGCGCCTGGGCTCTTGGAGAACTCGGGGAGCCTGCAGTCCCTGCTTTGATAGAAGCCCTCGAGAGTGAAGATAAAAATGTTAGAAAATATGCTGCGTTTTCTCTTGTTGATATAGGAGACGAAAGAGCAATTCCAGCACTTATTGAACTATTCCATGAAAATACCGATGAAACGGAGATGAGCTCTGAATCATTCAATGAAAATACCTGTGAAATGGTGACAGGCTCTGTCTTTGCCAGAATGGCAGTTGATGAAAACCGGGAAGAAGTCCCCCTGAAAGCAGTGGAATCAAAAGACCTGGAACTCCGGGAAGGGCTCGTAGAAGCCCTGGAAGAAATCGAAGATCCGGAGGCAAAAGACCTTATTGAGGTTCTGGAAGCCGAGGAGCAAGATTTGGAAAAATATGCTAAGATTACGGGAGTGGATATCAGGGACGAAAAAGCCGGAGAAAATCTTTTGCTGGCTCTGAAGCATGAAAATGGCTACGTGAGAGTCAGTGCAGTCCTCGTACTTGGAGAAATAGAAGAGGAAGGCGCTACAGGAGCCCTTATTGAAGTGTTGCACAAAGATTGCAACGAAATCAGAGCCTGTGCTGCTTTTGCTCTGGGAGAAATCGAAAGCAAAAGAGCCGTGGAGCCCCTGACCCTTGCCCTGAAAATGGACGATTATGATAGAGTGAAAGGATGCAGTGCAATTGCTCTTGGGAAAATAAGAGACAGGAGGACGGTGGAACCCCTGAGCCAGGCCCTCAATGAAAAAGATGGATACGTGAGGAGCTGTGCAGCCCTGGCTCTGGGAGAAATAGGAGATGGGAAAGCTGTAGAGCCTCTTCTCCAGAGCTTATCCGATGAAGATCCGGAAGTGAGAAGTTGTGCAGCCCTGGCTCTGGGAGAAATTGGGGATGAGAAAGCAGTAGAAGCTTTACTGCAAGCATTAAATGATGAAAATGAAGCTGTCAGGAGCTCTGCAGCCTGGGCTCTTGGAAGGATAGGAGAAAACGGTGCCCTTGAAGGACTTAGCCAGGCACTGGAAGATGAAAAAGAGGAAGTCCGATGTGCTGCTGCAGAAGCGCTTGGAGAAGTAGGCAGTGCAAAAGCAACAGAAGCTCTTAGCCTGGCGATGGATGATAAAAGTGAAGAAGTTCGGGCCTGTGCTGCTTCTGCCCTTGGAAAAATAGAGAATGAAAAAGCAAGGGAAACTCTTGTCCGGGCTTTGAGCGATGATAGCAAAAAAGTAAGAAACTGCGCCTCAAAGGCCCTGATTGAAGATGGGAAAGACTCCGTAGAACCCCTTATACGGGGCCTGAGCGATGAAAACCTGGATATTCAAACAAACTCTGCCCTGCTGTTAATTGAAATTGAGGATGAGAGGTCTTTAGAACCTCTCATCCATTCCCTTGGCGGGAAATACTGA
- a CDS encoding bifunctional 5,6,7,8-tetrahydromethanopterin hydro-lyase/3-hexulose-6-phosphate synthase, producing MFQIGEALIGQGSELAHVDLMIGDKTGPVGQAFATGLTQLSAGHTPLLSVIRPNLPPKPSTLIIPKVTVKNMDEAAKIFGPAQAAVAKAVADAVEEGIIPKDQTEDIVVVASVFIHPDATDYNKIYRYNYGATKLAIQRAMTGFPDIDTVLEEANKSTHAIMGFKVTRLWNPPYLQVAFDNPNLEFVLAAISQIPKSDHVIIEAGTPLIKRYGVDVISKIRDVRPDAFIVADLKTLDTGNLEARMVADAAGDAIVVSALAPINTINKLIEEAHKTGIYAVMDTLNQPDPISVLKQLEVMPDVIELHRGIDIEGTEHAWGNIADIKKVAPKALVAVAGGVRLDKVPVALNQGADILVVGRAIAGARDIREAAEQFINALNKPEIDQFRVMTDF from the coding sequence ATGTTTCAGATAGGAGAAGCACTTATAGGGCAGGGTTCCGAACTTGCCCACGTTGACTTGATGATTGGAGACAAGACAGGCCCTGTAGGGCAGGCATTTGCGACAGGTCTGACCCAGCTTTCGGCCGGGCACACCCCGCTTCTGTCCGTTATCCGTCCCAACCTGCCTCCCAAACCTTCGACCCTGATCATTCCGAAGGTCACTGTGAAGAATATGGATGAAGCAGCAAAGATTTTCGGGCCTGCCCAGGCAGCGGTTGCCAAGGCAGTTGCCGACGCCGTGGAAGAGGGCATAATTCCAAAGGACCAGACTGAAGATATTGTCGTCGTGGCAAGCGTTTTCATCCACCCTGATGCTACGGACTACAACAAGATCTACAGGTACAATTACGGAGCCACCAAGCTTGCAATCCAGCGTGCAATGACCGGCTTCCCGGACATTGATACCGTGCTTGAGGAAGCTAACAAGTCCACCCACGCCATTATGGGCTTCAAGGTTACCAGGCTCTGGAACCCGCCATACCTGCAGGTTGCCTTTGACAACCCGAACCTCGAATTCGTGCTGGCTGCAATTTCCCAGATCCCGAAGAGCGATCATGTCATCATCGAGGCAGGCACGCCCCTTATCAAACGCTACGGCGTGGACGTTATCTCGAAGATCAGGGATGTCAGGCCCGATGCCTTTATCGTCGCTGACTTAAAGACCCTGGATACCGGGAACCTCGAAGCCAGGATGGTTGCGGATGCTGCAGGGGACGCCATTGTTGTTTCTGCCCTTGCCCCGATAAACACCATCAATAAACTGATCGAGGAAGCCCACAAGACCGGCATCTACGCGGTCATGGACACCCTTAACCAGCCTGACCCGATATCCGTCTTGAAGCAGCTTGAAGTCATGCCTGATGTAATCGAACTTCACCGCGGAATCGACATCGAAGGTACCGAACACGCCTGGGGCAACATTGCCGATATCAAGAAGGTCGCTCCCAAGGCTCTGGTTGCGGTTGCAGGTGGAGTCCGCCTTGACAAGGTACCGGTAGCCCTGAACCAGGGAGCCGATATCCTGGTGGTCGGAAGAGCCATTGCAGGTGCAAGGGATATAAGGGAAGCAGCCGAACAGTTTATCAACGCCCTTAACAAGCCGGAAATCGACCAGTTCAGGGTTATGACGGACTTCTGA
- a CDS encoding ABC transporter ATP-binding protein, whose product MTENVFQEKGGISIQDISLSYEKELVLNRINFSIKKGSVVTLVGPNGCGKTTLLKIINGFLRQNEGTVYIDSRNLEEIADRELAKILGHVSQLHKSSFPFSVLDVVLTGRMPYISMFSTPGKEDIEKAHRVLEFMGIAHFAHKPYTQISGGERQLVMIAKALAQEPDFLLLDEPTSFLDLKNQIHVLKTIINLSRTRNITVLMTLHEPNHALLFSDEIILLRKLEATGKGKFSGSGEYSYKASPEKEVETTFSVENIVVSGAPEAVMTPEKIKEAYGIHVDVLEHKGKKMIIPAI is encoded by the coding sequence ATGACTGAAAATGTTTTCCAGGAAAAAGGCGGCATCTCCATACAGGACATAAGCTTGAGCTATGAAAAGGAACTTGTATTGAACAGGATCAACTTTTCAATAAAAAAAGGGTCGGTAGTTACCCTGGTAGGCCCTAATGGCTGTGGCAAGACAACCCTCCTGAAGATCATAAACGGCTTTCTCAGGCAGAATGAAGGAACCGTCTACATCGACAGCCGAAATCTGGAAGAGATAGCAGACCGAGAACTTGCAAAGATTTTAGGTCACGTATCCCAGCTGCACAAATCTTCTTTTCCCTTCTCCGTGCTGGACGTTGTGCTCACAGGCCGGATGCCCTATATCTCCATGTTTTCAACACCCGGAAAAGAAGATATTGAAAAAGCCCACAGGGTCCTGGAATTCATGGGAATAGCACATTTTGCTCATAAACCCTATACCCAGATAAGCGGGGGAGAAAGGCAACTGGTTATGATTGCAAAAGCCCTTGCACAGGAACCGGACTTTCTTCTGCTTGACGAGCCAACCTCTTTCCTTGACCTGAAAAACCAGATACATGTCCTGAAAACCATCATCAACCTTTCCAGGACCAGGAACATTACCGTGCTTATGACCCTGCATGAGCCCAACCATGCCCTTTTGTTTTCGGATGAAATCATTTTGCTGAGAAAACTGGAAGCCACAGGAAAAGGGAAATTTTCCGGCTCCGGAGAATATAGCTACAAAGCTTCACCCGAAAAAGAGGTAGAAACTACCTTTTCGGTAGAGAATATAGTAGTTTCGGGAGCACCTGAAGCGGTAATGACTCCTGAAAAAATAAAAGAAGCATACGGAATACACGTGGATGTTCTGGAACATAAAGGGAAAAAGATGATCATCCCTGCTATTTGA
- a CDS encoding iron ABC transporter permease produces MTLSETEKNHGYPAWRPEIPSFLEWRNLAFLVFLLLPVPVFFFSMFLGTYPLSPTEIIRVILAHFTAYEYSYPSVYDTVIFNIRFPRVLLAMMVGAALSTSGATFQGIFRNPLVSPYILGLSSGAAFGAALSIAIIPEIPVQVGAFVFSLVALGFSYTMARTGRQTSTVALVLAGVITSSIFGALLAIIQFTVDEKALQSIVYWNMGCLNTSCWSKFFDSFPLVAVGCLVIFLLRWKLNVLALGEEEAKAVGMNVERYKAIFIIASSLAASAAVAVAGIIGLAGLIVPHMLRMIFGPDHKKLIPLSITFGATFLVLVDDVARSAFSFEIPVGIITTLLGAPFFLYLLRSTKAGGWE; encoded by the coding sequence ATGACGCTATCGGAAACTGAAAAAAATCATGGGTACCCGGCCTGGAGGCCGGAAATCCCCTCCTTTTTAGAATGGAGAAATCTGGCATTTTTAGTCTTTTTACTCCTTCCGGTACCTGTGTTCTTCTTCTCGATGTTTCTCGGGACCTATCCATTAAGCCCCACGGAAATAATCAGGGTGATTCTGGCCCATTTTACAGCATATGAATATAGCTATCCGTCGGTTTATGATACGGTCATCTTCAATATCCGGTTCCCGAGAGTTCTCCTTGCCATGATGGTAGGAGCAGCACTTTCAACATCAGGAGCCACATTTCAGGGTATTTTCAGAAACCCCCTCGTAAGTCCTTACATCCTCGGGCTCTCTTCGGGAGCTGCTTTCGGGGCAGCACTTTCCATAGCCATTATCCCGGAAATCCCTGTCCAGGTAGGCGCTTTTGTATTCAGCCTTGTAGCACTCGGATTTTCCTACACAATGGCCCGGACCGGAAGGCAGACTTCAACTGTAGCCCTTGTGCTCGCAGGAGTGATTACGTCATCCATTTTCGGAGCGCTGCTTGCCATAATTCAGTTTACGGTTGATGAAAAAGCCCTGCAGAGCATCGTCTACTGGAATATGGGCTGCCTGAACACCTCCTGCTGGTCCAAGTTTTTTGACTCATTCCCGCTTGTTGCAGTCGGCTGCCTGGTCATCTTTCTTTTGCGCTGGAAACTCAACGTCCTTGCCCTGGGGGAAGAGGAGGCAAAAGCCGTGGGAATGAACGTCGAGCGGTACAAAGCAATATTTATAATAGCTTCATCCCTTGCCGCGTCGGCAGCTGTGGCTGTTGCAGGCATCATAGGGCTTGCAGGCCTGATTGTCCCCCACATGCTGAGAATGATTTTCGGACCGGACCATAAGAAACTCATACCCCTGTCAATAACTTTTGGAGCAACCTTCCTGGTCCTGGTAGACGACGTGGCAAGATCTGCATTCAGCTTTGAAATTCCGGTGGGAATCATTACTACTCTCCTTGGGGCACCCTTTTTCCTCTATCTTCTGAGAAGCACGAAAGCAGGAGGCTGGGAATGA